One stretch of Ipomoea triloba cultivar NCNSP0323 chromosome 8, ASM357664v1 DNA includes these proteins:
- the LOC116027778 gene encoding ubiquitin carboxyl-terminal hydrolase MINDY-2-like: MFPYSSSDDSSSPDEPGKKEMRYKTKVIQFMGRTTPIVLQNDNGPCPLLAICNILLLTNRLELSPDVPEVSQQKLLSLVAKRLIYSSSNVNDKDAEYVKNQQQKVTDAIDLLPRLATGLFVNTKFERIGDFEYTGELAIFELLDIPLYHGWIVDPEDHDTAKAIGSKTYNTLMGELVALETRDMGSEHKKSAENDAATTAALGVPSPTLSRGKSFNDSSVSISDKHKARRGDIEEEEQLQRALELSMAEGTISSGDDLLTNVQNSPNVVANIKDHERLVSDKASEINVAKDTSQPEAPISNVVTVSDGSRKLDDVVLNPNSCESESAGVAASSSPRISHDPSKETGEPNLLVENTDQSEEVPSSAGGSHVRIVGDNIDSHLSSGRRQDSDDPETFTSSVDGRQDSDVLAKQVDGDSRHVHNESPEDGISAREGELIRNFLNANASQLTIYGLGCLQAGLKERELCVFFRNNHFNTMFKFEGELYILATDIGFLNQPNLVWEKLNEVKGDTYYVTSNFKEFKLGNSSNNAWDRLTAITSTAEFLESLGNAVKNKYFDPDTELAISLQQQEFEQEGCQARANRKQAQPIGDGGPRLIVGPRNQAQPTGDGGPRLIVGPRNQVSRPNRNQSTSSSNQESEPAKEKCTVM; encoded by the exons ATGTTTCCTTATTCTTCTTCTGATGATTCTTCTTCTCCTGATGAGCCGGGAAAGAAAGAAATGAGGTACAAGACGAAGGTTATTCAGTTCATGGGCCGGACCACTCCTATCGTCCTCCAGAACGACAATGGCCCCTGTCCTCTGCTTGCTATCT GCAATATATTGTTGTTGACGAATCGTTTGGAGTTGAGTCCTGATGTCCCTGAGGTGTCACAACAGAAACTCCTTTCACTTGTTGCTAAGAGGCTGATATATTCAAGCAGTAATGTCAAT GATAAAGATGCAGAATATGTTAAGAATCAGCAACAAAAAGTCACTGATGCAATTGACTTGCTTCCCAGACTTGCAACTGGACTTTttgtaaatacaaaatttgaaag AATTGGTGACTTTGAGTATACTGGGGAACTTGCCATTTTTGAGCTGTTAGATATTCCTCTCTATCATGGTTGGATAGTTGATCCGGAG GATCATGATACTGCAAAAGCAATTGGATCAAAGACATATAATACTCTGATGGGGGAGCTTGTAGCTCTTGAAACACGAGATATGGGGAGTGAACATAAGAAAAGTGCTGAAAATGATGCTGCAACAACTGCAGCACTAGGGGTGCCTTCTCCTACCCTTTCAAGAGGCAAATCTTTCAATGATTCTTCTGTTTCCATCTCTGACAAACACAAGGCAAGAAGAGGAgacattgaagaagaagaacagtTGCAAAGAGCTTTGGAGCTGTCTATGGCTGAAGGGACAATTTCTTCAGGAGATGATTTACTTACTAATGTACAAAATTCACCAAATGTGGTTGCGAATATCAAAGATCATGAACGACTAGTTTCTGACAAGGCATCTGAAATAAATGTTGCCAAAGACACTTCCCAGCCTGAAGCACCAATTTCCAATGTAGTCACAGTATCTGATGGTTCTAGGAAGTTGGATGATGTGGTTCTTAACCCAAATAGCTGTGAATCAGAGTCGGCAGGAGTAGCTGCTAGTTCCTCTCCAAGGATTAGTCATGATCCGTCCAAAGAAACCGGAGAGCCAAATTTGCTGGTTGAGAACACTGACCAATCTGAAGAAGTTCCCTCATCTGCAGGTGGAAGTCATGTGCGTATAGTTGGGGACAATATAG ATTCTCATTTGTCTAGTGGAAGAAGACAAGACTCGGATGATCCTGAAACTTTTACTTCTAGTGTTGATGGAAGACAAGACTCGGATGTTCTAGCCAAACAAGTGGATGGAGACAGTAGACATGTTCACAATGAAAGTCCCGAGGATGGGATCTCTGCAAGAGAGG GGGAATTGATCAGGAACTTCTTGAATGCTAATGCCAGTCAACTGACAATCTATGG ATTAGGTTGCTTGCAAGCTGGTCTGAAAGAGCGTGAGCTTTGTGTTTTCTTTCGGAACAATCATTTTAACACCATGTTTAAG TTTGAAGGGGAGTTATATATTTTAGCCACGGACATAGGCTTCTTAAACCAGCCTAATTTGGTGTGGGAAAAGCTGAATGAG GTGAAGGGGGACACATATTATGTGACAAGTAACTTTAAGGAGTTCAAGTTGGGAAATAGCTCCAATAATGCATGGGATCGACTTACTGCCATCACTTCTACTGct GAATTTCTAGAGAGCTTAGGAAATGCTGTGAAGAATAAATATTTCGA TCCTGATACAGAATTGGCAATATCACTTCAGCAGCAGGAATTTGAGCAAGAAGGTTGCCAGGCACGGGCTAATCGTAAGCAGGCCCAACCGATTGGTGATGGTGGGCCAAGGTTGATAGTTGGTCCTCGTAATCAGGCCCAACCCACTGGTGATGGTGGGCCAAGGTTGATAGTTGGTCCTCGTAATCAG GTATCAAGGCCGAATAGAAACCAATCAACTTCCTCTTCCAATCAGGAATCAGAGCCAGCAAAAGAAAAGTGTACTGTGATGTAA